The nucleotide window AGTTGCCTGCGCCGTGGCGGCAGTGCCTGCGTTGGTTGTGAGCGAAAGGTCCGCACCGCCCAACGCGACGTTCGCGCCGCTTCGCACGAGTGCAGCGTGCGTCGAGTTCGCGTTGTTAATTGCGACCGAGCCCGCCACGCCGACGTCGAGCGCGCCCACGCCCGACGTGGCGAAGGAAGCAAATGTGTCATCCAGCACGCCATTTTGCGCGGAGACGTTCACCGCATCAGCCGTGATCGTGGAACTGCCGTCGAGAAATGCTTCGTTCGTCGTATCCGCAATGTTGATCGCCAGGCCGACGCCTACGCCGGTTGGATTCTGCGTCGCTGTGCCGTCGGCAGTCGCGGCGGATACGGTCGACGATGTCGACGTGACATTGACGTTGCCCGCCGAGGCGATCGCGCCTCCCGTAGCGATATACGCCCGAGTCACCGCGGTCGTCGTCGTGAGCGCCATGGCCGCCGCGACGGAAACATTGCCGGCGGGCGTTGCCGCGCCAGGCGGAATCGGCGTGACGGTGTTGGTCGTGCCTTGGGCCGTTGAAGTGACCGTGGTCGTCGAAGCGGTGGACGAATTGGCCGCGATATTCACCGTCGCGGCGTTGAGCGATGCGCTCCCCTCGACGGACGCCTCGGTCGTGGTATCGACGACGGCAATGCCCACCACTGCGCCAATGGCGGTATTGCCCCCGCCCGCGCCGTTGCCGGTCGTCACCACGTTGGCCGTATTGTTTGCCGTAATCGACAACGTCCCGACGGCGGTCACGTTGCTGGCGCCGGCCACTCGAGTGCGAGCGGTGCTCCCCACGCCGGATTCCGCCACCGCGGCATCTGCGCCGACGACCGGCAAGGGAATGGAATTGGCCTGTGCGGTCGTCTGAGTATTGGTGAGCGCACTTAGCGTCACATTGCCTGTGCCGGCAATTTGCGAGGCGCCGTCAATCAACACTTGTGCCGAGGCGTCGACGTTCACCAGCGCCGCGAGATTGGCGGTGTTCGTGGCCGTGAGTGCGCTCGACGCCGCCAGCGTGATGTTGCGTCCGCGGATTGTGCCGCCCGTGACAGTGATTTGCGCATTGGCGTCCGCGACCGCATTGACCGCCGCCGCGGCGTTGATCGTGACGTCGCCAGCCGTGAAGCCGCCGTCGGCGTCGGCCAAGAGTGCCGCGCCATTGGCGAGCGCGACATTGTTGCTCGTGAAGAGTATATCGCCCGAATTCGCGCCGGCCGGGCGCGTTGAAACACTCACGCCCGCACTGACCGTGATCGACTCGGCGCTCACCGTCAAATCGCCACCGGGCAGCGCCAAGTCGCCGGCGAACATGACCGAGTCCGCGCCGCCGTCGCCGTTAATCGAGAGCGATGCGCCAACCGCCAGCGTGAATGAGGTGAGCGTCAACGTATCCGCGCCGCCGGCCATGTTCACGACGAGCGACGTCGTCGGTACGTTGAACGACACGCTCTCCAACGTGCCGTTCAGAGCCCGCACGCGCAGCATGCCGGGGTTGCCGGGGTCTTGTTCCAGCACAAGTTGATCGTCGCCAGCCGTGGCGTCGATGACGACGTTGGCCGGATCGGAGTTATCGACGATCGGTTCCAGCCCGGCGTAAGTGATCAGATTGCCGTCGAGCCGCACGGTGCCGGAATCCGGACCGTAGGCGCTGTAAACCACGGACTCATACCGTCCGCCTTGCAGCACCAGCGTGTCGAAGCCGCGGTCGCCGCCGTGCAGCAAGCCGTCCAGCCGGCCGCCCGGTTCAAATACGAACTCGTCCTGGTTGTCGTCTCCGCCCCGCAAGTTTTCGACGCCGGTGAAACGCACCGCGTCCGACCGGAACACATATCCCGCGTTGGCGGCATTGACCGTCCACGTGTTGTCGTGATTCGGGCCGCTCAGAACGTCGCTGCCCAGGCCGCCGTCGAATTCGATCGCGTCCGCGAGCAGACGTTCTGCCACCAGCGTGTTGAATTCCAGCTTGAAGGAGTCATCAAAGCGGGAACCGACGATGCGAATCGGTCCGCGCAGGTCGTCGATGCGCTGGCGAGCGAGGGTTTCGCCCGTGGCGCTCAACAATTTCAGATGTTCGACGCCGTCTTGGACGTCGAGCTGCAAGCGCAGATCGACGCCCTGTTCGGCGTCTTGGGCCGTATAGAACGGGTCGCCGTCCAGGAACCAGCGCGGATTGAGCACCTCGAAGACGGCGTTGCGCCACCGCTTCAAGGTCGTCATGCGCCGCTGGCCGAAGGTGCGTGGCGGCGATTTTTGCTTCCGCACGGTCGCCAAGGGTTGATGCGACTCGTCTCTCATGGCAGTTCCTCCGGAACTTTCCGAGACTTGCGGGCATCGAAAACACGTCGACGCGAAGGCGCGTCAACGGGATTCGGTGCGTGCGCAAGCCATTGCTAGTTGCGAGCGGCGAGAAGTCGCCCAAAGCAGGCGGAGAGGATGCGACGCGGCAATGCGAACTCGCGCGGCGGCATAGGCCATCCGTGGCGGCGAAGGAAACGCAGTACCGACGAAAGACGATGCCAACTGCCCCCGCACAGCAAGGTGTCTTTCAGCGAAGCTAATTCCGGCTCTCTAGGTGCGACTAACGGCGCCTCGATTTGCGGTTCATGGGTGTGGAATCGTTTACCTGCGCGCAAAACTCAGCCCAACACGCGCGGAGGTCGCCGGAAGTTCTACCCCCCCTGAGACCGGATCGTCAAGCATCTTTCGTGGGGAATTCAGAGTTTCTTGCTGCGCGTTGAATGACCAGTCACGCGACTAGGATATGGAGACGTGCGATTCGATCAGCGCCACCGCCCTGCCTAGCGAGTCCTCGCCCCCGAGCCGCTGCGACCAACGCTGCGCCTTACGTGTAAGTGCAACATCTTCCCTGGCGTGGCGCAACGTGTGGGCCAATTCTTCCGGGCGCCACGTCATGACGTTCATTCTCCCAGCCAGAAGTCCTTGCCGTGCCAGCAGCTGCGCGAAGTACTCCTGTGAGGCAATCTGCGGGAGCAAAATCGACGGACGCCCGGCCCGAAGCGCCGCCGCAACCGTACCCGCGCCCCCGTGATGGATCACCAAGGAGCATCGCGGAAACAGCCAGTCGTACGGGATCGCGTGCGCGAACATCAATTCGTTTTCTGGCAGTTCGGCGGTTGCCTTGCTCCAGCCTCCGATCAAAATCCCGCGCTGACCGGTGGCATTCAACCCGTCTCGTAACGTGGCGACGAACGCGGCAGGATCGAACGACAGCATCGAGCCCATCGTGATCGCGACTGGTGGCGGACCGCTGGCGATGAAATCGATCAACGCTTGCGGCGGTTGCCAGGCTGGTGGCTCGTCGTCGCGCCAAAAGCCGGTGAAGTGAAATCGGTCTCCCCAGGCGTCATCGGGATCGACAAGCTCCTTCGGCAGCGCGACGAGTTCCAAAATCGCCGATTCATATCCAGCCAGTTGCGCCGCGTACTTGCGAATCGCCGCGATGTCGCCCACGGGGTCGTAGGTTACTGATGCGCCGGGAATGATTCGTCCTTCGCTGCGCCAGACGCTGCGAAGGTTGTTGATGAAATAGTCGGTCCGCGCGAGTTGCGCCTTCAGCGCGTCAAGTGAGTGCGCCAGTTGCGGGCGCACCCAACGCTCGGCATAGGCGCGCACGCGGACGCGAAAATCAGGTTCACTGGCGAGCGATCGGAAAAGCATGCCCAGCTCATATTGCGTGCCATTGCCGATTGGCAAGAAGTCGAGCCCGGTCGCTTCCATGCGGTCGCGATAAAACGGCGAGGCCGCCAAGGTCACGCGATGTCCGCTCCGTGACAGCGCGCGGCCCAGCAGCCGGAACAGTTCCCCGTCGCCATGCGTACCCAGCGTGAGCAACAGGCAGTTCATGGCCTAGCTCGCCAACCGCTGAGCATAAAGTCGAAACAACCGCACGGCACGGGCGACTTTCTGCTGGACGATCGCCGCGTGCCAGATCTCGGGCCCGCGCGTGTACCACGCCCTCAACATGCCAAGCACCTGCGCCATGCGGACCGGCAGATAGCCGAGGCCGTACTCCGACGGGATCTCGCGCAAGGAGAGATAGCCGGACAAAAACGAACGCGTCAGTGCGAGCGGGCAGTAGTAGTCGAGATACGCGTGACTGATCGCCAGATCGATCAACGGGTTGCCGATCCAGGCGGACTCCCAATCCACCACAGCGGCGACGCGCCCTTCATGGACGACGCACTGCACTACGTGAAAGTCACTGTGACAAAGCGATTCGCCGACGGCCGACGGCATTTCCAAGGCACGGAATCGAGCCACTTCCTCAACGGTCAACAGGCTTTGCTCAGCGAGCGCCGCGGCTGTCGCGCCCAGCGTTTCCAAGTAGTTGGCGACTCCTTGCGGAGAAACGCGATCGGTCGCCGAGAGCGGCAACCCGTCCGTCGGCGCTTGATGAATACGCGCCAGCGTGCTGCCCATTTCCGTCAGCAGTTGATGCGCGACATCGCCGTGACCAAGCAGATCGGCGACGGTTTGTTCGCCGGAGCTGCGCATCAGTATGAAGGGACGCCCGGCAAGTGCGCCGTCCGCATCGGCCCGCTCCACATCCGGCGTCGGCACGCCGTGGCGCGCCAGATGCTCGATGAGCAGCAGTTCCTTGCGCGTCGCGGCGCCGTCGGGCGACTTTGAGATTTTCAGAATCCGCGAGCCATCCGGCAGCGCGCAGCGAAACACTGGGTTATTGAACCGCGCCAATGGCTCGATCGCGGATGGCTCGGCGCCGCACGCAGCGAGAATTCGCCGAGCGAGATCCCGTTCCGCTGATTGTTGCATTGCCGCTGTCGCCATGGCGGCATTGTAATCCGCGGCGCGCGTCACCGCACCTCACGGTGCATTAGCGTCGGCGATCTTTTGTTCCCAAAACCTTAGCGCGTCCT belongs to Planctomycetia bacterium and includes:
- a CDS encoding glycosyltransferase encodes the protein MNCLLLTLGTHGDGELFRLLGRALSRSGHRVTLAASPFYRDRMEATGLDFLPIGNGTQYELGMLFRSLASEPDFRVRVRAYAERWVRPQLAHSLDALKAQLARTDYFINNLRSVWRSEGRIIPGASVTYDPVGDIAAIRKYAAQLAGYESAILELVALPKELVDPDDAWGDRFHFTGFWRDDEPPAWQPPQALIDFIASGPPPVAITMGSMLSFDPAAFVATLRDGLNATGQRGILIGGWSKATAELPENELMFAHAIPYDWLFPRCSLVIHHGGAGTVAAALRAGRPSILLPQIASQEYFAQLLARQGLLAGRMNVMTWRPEELAHTLRHAREDVALTRKAQRWSQRLGGEDSLGRAVALIESHVSIS
- a CDS encoding phosphotransferase; this translates as MATAAMQQSAERDLARRILAACGAEPSAIEPLARFNNPVFRCALPDGSRILKISKSPDGAATRKELLLIEHLARHGVPTPDVERADADGALAGRPFILMRSSGEQTVADLLGHGDVAHQLLTEMGSTLARIHQAPTDGLPLSATDRVSPQGVANYLETLGATAAALAEQSLLTVEEVARFRALEMPSAVGESLCHSDFHVVQCVVHEGRVAAVVDWESAWIGNPLIDLAISHAYLDYYCPLALTRSFLSGYLSLREIPSEYGLGYLPVRMAQVLGMLRAWYTRGPEIWHAAIVQQKVARAVRLFRLYAQRLAS